One genomic region from Paramicrobacterium agarici encodes:
- the mobA gene encoding molybdenum cofactor guanylyltransferase, which translates to MNAAIILAGGRASRLGGTDKASVDVGGRMLLEHVLAAVAGCAPIIVVGPPHLAQTVLRPYPEVTLVREDPPFTGPVAALAAALDALPDADSPETWLLACDLPRAGDIVAQLSAPIPPNADAVALVDADGREQWLAGRYRVPALRSAVDAVPQLSGASMRQLLSSIRLHLVPDRLGASCDLDTWAAINHYRSSEEEHDG; encoded by the coding sequence GTGAACGCCGCGATCATACTTGCCGGAGGCCGCGCGTCGCGCCTCGGCGGCACAGACAAGGCGAGCGTCGACGTGGGCGGGCGGATGCTTCTCGAGCACGTGCTCGCGGCGGTAGCCGGCTGCGCGCCCATCATCGTCGTCGGTCCGCCGCACCTCGCGCAGACGGTGCTGCGCCCCTACCCCGAGGTGACACTCGTGCGGGAGGACCCGCCGTTCACGGGCCCCGTCGCCGCGCTTGCCGCTGCGCTCGACGCCCTGCCCGACGCCGACTCGCCCGAAACGTGGCTGCTCGCGTGCGACCTTCCGCGGGCAGGCGACATCGTGGCGCAGCTGAGCGCCCCGATACCGCCGAACGCCGACGCCGTAGCCCTCGTCGACGCGGATGGCCGAGAGCAGTGGCTCGCGGGGCGCTACCGCGTTCCGGCGCTGCGGTCCGCGGTCGACGCCGTGCCCCAGCTCTCCGGTGCATCGATGCGGCAGCTTCTCAGCAGCATCCGCCTGCACCTCGTGCCCGACCGCCTCGGCGCGAGCTGCGACCTTGATACTTGGGCGGCAATCAACCACTATCGAAGCAGCGAGGAGGAACACGATGGCTGA
- a CDS encoding molybdenum cofactor biosynthesis protein MoaE codes for MIVTTSVSERPLDVIEHMDAVAHDAQGATALFVGTVRDNDPDANGRVVRLEYSAHPDAEAVLTELAAAADAERLRLAVSHRVGTLGIGDAAIVCAVSSVHRAEAFDVCRALVESVKAELPVWKKQIEADGSYSWVGLGRLGSAQ; via the coding sequence ATGATCGTGACCACGAGTGTGTCGGAGCGTCCGCTCGACGTGATTGAGCACATGGATGCTGTCGCGCACGACGCGCAGGGAGCAACGGCGCTGTTCGTGGGCACGGTGCGCGACAACGATCCCGACGCGAACGGACGCGTCGTGCGACTGGAGTACAGCGCGCACCCCGACGCCGAAGCGGTGCTGACAGAGCTGGCCGCGGCCGCGGATGCTGAGAGGCTGCGCCTCGCGGTGAGCCACCGCGTTGGAACATTGGGCATCGGTGACGCCGCGATCGTGTGTGCCGTGTCGAGCGTGCATCGCGCGGAGGCCTTCGACGTGTGCCGCGCGCTCGTTGAATCGGTGAAGGCCGAGCTTCCGGTCTGGAAGAAGCAGATCGAGGCGGACGGCAGCTATTCGTGGGTGGGCCTCGGCCGGCTCGGTTCTGCTCAGTAG
- the pdxA gene encoding 4-hydroxythreonine-4-phosphate dehydrogenase PdxA, producing the protein MTKPALAITLGDVAGIGPEITAKSLLAHDELREKCIPIVIGDVASVRRGVESVGGDAAAVRQIASPAEAQNAPGTIEVIQVGPSLEHVAVGELSAAAGDGSYRFVVEACRLAKNGDVAGIVTAPLNKAAMHAGGHNFPGHTELLAHEFGVTDYSLVLSAGDLYFFHLTTHVSMRQAIENITFDRTLSVLKLAGAFAESMGKPDELIGLAGLNPHAGENRLFGDEDADILTPAVEAAREEGLNAVGPLPGDALIPAAVKGKYNLVVACYHDQGHAPFKAVYGDDGVNITVGLPVVRVSVDHGTAFDIAGKGIAREASLVLSIERAADLAPKWDVVWEAAQAM; encoded by the coding sequence ATGACCAAACCCGCACTGGCAATCACCCTGGGCGATGTCGCCGGCATCGGCCCAGAGATCACGGCAAAGTCACTGCTCGCGCACGACGAGCTTCGTGAGAAGTGCATTCCGATCGTGATTGGCGATGTGGCATCGGTCAGGCGCGGCGTTGAAAGCGTTGGAGGCGACGCGGCCGCCGTTCGGCAGATCGCGAGCCCGGCGGAGGCCCAGAACGCGCCGGGAACGATTGAGGTCATTCAGGTCGGACCCTCTCTTGAGCACGTTGCCGTCGGCGAGCTCAGCGCTGCAGCCGGCGATGGATCGTACCGCTTTGTCGTCGAGGCGTGCCGGCTGGCCAAGAACGGCGACGTCGCGGGAATCGTCACGGCTCCGCTCAACAAGGCGGCCATGCACGCGGGCGGACACAACTTTCCCGGGCACACGGAGCTCCTCGCGCACGAGTTCGGCGTCACGGACTACTCGCTCGTTCTGTCTGCGGGCGATCTCTACTTCTTCCACCTCACGACGCACGTCTCCATGCGGCAGGCCATTGAGAACATCACGTTCGACCGCACGCTGAGCGTCCTCAAACTTGCGGGCGCATTCGCCGAGTCCATGGGCAAGCCAGACGAGCTCATCGGCCTCGCGGGTCTCAATCCTCACGCGGGTGAGAACCGGCTCTTTGGTGACGAGGATGCCGACATTCTCACGCCTGCCGTCGAAGCTGCTCGCGAAGAGGGGCTGAACGCCGTCGGTCCGCTGCCCGGCGACGCGCTGATTCCCGCCGCGGTCAAGGGAAAATACAACCTCGTTGTCGCCTGCTACCACGACCAGGGTCACGCCCCCTTCAAAGCCGTCTACGGCGACGACGGCGTCAACATCACCGTTGGCCTGCCCGTCGTGCGCGTCTCGGTTGATCATGGCACCGCGTTCGACATCGCCGGCAAGGGGATTGCCCGCGAGGCCAGTCTCGTGCTGTCGATCGAGCGGGCAGCGGACCTCGCACCGAAGTGGGACGTCGTGTGGGAGGCAGCTCAGGCGATGTAG
- a CDS encoding GntR family transcriptional regulator yields the protein MWIDSVAPSTVDARNDGPLHHQLSSVIRQAIAEGSLPPGSQLPTEADVQARFGVSRSVVRQAMSALANDGLIQRGRGRGSVVAPHHEHHRAVQKMSGLSSQISTPDDVVTTDVLDFARSSDPRAEQALGTSDLIALVRRRSINGEAIAIIHTWIPRALVPGLEPADLTNASLHETLGTRYGVPVSAGHRQVRAIAASETLAHDLALSPGAPLLVLEGTSCDENGTTIEYFCTWHRADRVVFDVDANSDATEAPLSAQPRSGARAAQTPTGDVATMARDLADQARRLADTLSS from the coding sequence ATGTGGATCGACAGTGTCGCACCGTCCACGGTCGATGCGCGCAATGACGGGCCCCTTCATCATCAGCTGAGCTCCGTGATCCGGCAGGCCATTGCCGAAGGCAGCCTGCCTCCCGGCTCACAACTGCCGACCGAAGCCGACGTTCAAGCGCGATTCGGAGTATCCCGATCCGTCGTTCGGCAGGCCATGTCTGCACTGGCGAACGACGGCCTCATTCAGCGGGGGCGCGGGCGCGGAAGCGTGGTCGCGCCTCATCACGAACATCACCGCGCCGTTCAGAAAATGTCGGGACTGTCGTCGCAGATCTCGACTCCTGACGATGTCGTCACCACCGACGTTCTCGATTTCGCGCGGTCGTCGGACCCCCGAGCAGAACAGGCACTCGGCACGAGCGACCTGATCGCCCTCGTTCGACGACGCAGCATCAACGGCGAGGCGATCGCGATCATCCACACCTGGATTCCGCGGGCTCTCGTTCCCGGCCTTGAACCGGCCGATCTCACGAACGCTTCGCTCCACGAGACGCTCGGCACGCGCTACGGCGTGCCGGTCTCGGCCGGGCACAGACAAGTGCGCGCTATCGCCGCGTCAGAGACCCTTGCTCACGATCTCGCGCTGTCACCGGGCGCTCCCCTGCTCGTTCTGGAGGGCACCAGCTGTGACGAGAACGGGACGACGATCGAGTACTTCTGCACATGGCACCGCGCCGACCGCGTCGTCTTCGATGTCGACGCCAACTCTGACGCCACGGAAGCGCCTCTCTCCGCTCAGCCGCGGTCAGGGGCGCGCGCGGCGCAGACACCCACGGGCGACGTCGCCACGATGGCACGCGACCTCGCGGATCAGGCGCGGCGCCTCGCCGACACACTGTCGTCGTAG
- the moaC gene encoding cyclic pyranopterin monophosphate synthase MoaC, translated as MTGDTSNPAGEGSRATTDQPFTHLDERGQARMVDVTEKTPTVRSATARGFVSCAPHIVAALRDGTAPKGDVLAVARIAGIQAAKRTPELLPLAHVIGVHGATLDLEVRDDGVGIKATVRTADRTGVEMEALTAVSVAALTIVDMVKGLDKSTSIQSVELIHKTGGKSGDWHRHA; from the coding sequence GTGACCGGCGATACTTCGAACCCCGCCGGAGAGGGCTCTCGCGCAACAACGGACCAGCCGTTCACGCATCTCGATGAGCGCGGCCAGGCCCGCATGGTCGATGTGACCGAGAAGACGCCGACGGTGCGCAGTGCGACGGCGCGCGGATTTGTGAGCTGCGCGCCCCACATCGTTGCGGCGTTGCGCGACGGAACCGCGCCGAAGGGCGATGTGCTGGCGGTTGCGCGCATCGCCGGCATTCAGGCGGCAAAGCGCACTCCTGAGCTGCTTCCGCTTGCCCACGTGATCGGCGTGCACGGCGCGACGCTCGACCTCGAGGTGCGCGACGACGGCGTTGGCATCAAGGCCACGGTGCGCACGGCAGATCGCACGGGCGTCGAGATGGAGGCCCTCACGGCCGTGAGCGTCGCCGCGCTGACCATCGTCGACATGGTGAAGGGTCTCGACAAGTCGACGTCGATCCAGAGCGTCGAACTCATCCACAAGACCGGCGGCAAGAGCGGAGACTGGCATCGCCATGCGTGA
- a CDS encoding MogA/MoaB family molybdenum cofactor biosynthesis protein: MQNDSPSKVARVITVSDRAFSGQRDDVSGPLAVSMLEEAGWSADVKVVPDDIDAVAGNIRSAVDDGARLVVTTGGTGITERDVTPQATAPLLRLDLAGVAEQIRRVGAENVPTALLSRGLAGVSGNALVVNLAGSPGAVRDGIPVVVSVAGHVLSQLDGADHS, from the coding sequence ATGCAGAATGATTCGCCGAGCAAGGTGGCCCGGGTCATCACGGTGTCCGATCGCGCGTTCTCCGGTCAGCGCGACGACGTGTCGGGGCCTCTCGCGGTCTCGATGCTCGAAGAGGCCGGATGGAGCGCCGACGTGAAGGTCGTGCCCGACGACATCGATGCGGTGGCCGGCAACATCCGCTCTGCCGTTGACGATGGTGCGCGGCTCGTCGTCACCACGGGCGGAACGGGTATCACTGAGCGCGATGTGACTCCGCAGGCGACGGCGCCGCTGCTGCGTTTGGACCTTGCGGGCGTTGCCGAGCAGATTCGCCGCGTCGGCGCCGAGAACGTGCCCACGGCTCTGCTCTCGCGCGGGCTCGCGGGCGTGAGCGGAAATGCTCTGGTCGTGAATCTCGCCGGTTCTCCTGGTGCCGTGCGCGACGGCATTCCCGTTGTCGTCTCGGTCGCCGGACACGTGCTGTCGCAGCTCGACGGAGCAGACCACTCATGA
- a CDS encoding isopenicillin N synthase family dioxygenase → MITSLPILDMSRLDAGADEAAAFRDELREVTHDVGFFYLVGHGVPQELIDEVVAVSRRFFDLPAEQKLAIENVNSPQFRGYTRMGGELTAGEVDWREQIDVGPERPAAEDGKEDYWRLEGPNQWPDALPELQKTVTEWTDRLNEVALRLLRTWALSLGAPENAFDEAFAHDPFSVLKIVRYPGESDPEPKQGVGHHRDGGVLTLLLVEEGKGGLQVEHEGEWIDAPSVPGAFVVNIGEMLELATGGYLKATLHRVISPLKGTDRISLPFFFNPHLDTRMPQLELSPELAAKARGLSVDPTNSPILETYGDNALRYRLRAHPNVAEAHHSDLLARA, encoded by the coding sequence ATGATCACTTCACTTCCCATTCTCGACATGTCACGCCTTGACGCCGGAGCCGACGAGGCAGCCGCCTTCCGCGACGAGCTGCGCGAGGTCACCCACGACGTCGGATTCTTCTACCTCGTGGGGCACGGCGTTCCGCAAGAGCTCATCGACGAGGTCGTCGCGGTGTCTCGGCGGTTCTTCGACCTTCCCGCCGAGCAGAAGCTCGCGATCGAGAACGTGAATAGCCCGCAGTTTCGCGGGTACACACGTATGGGCGGCGAGCTCACGGCGGGCGAGGTGGACTGGCGCGAGCAGATCGACGTGGGTCCCGAGCGTCCCGCGGCTGAGGACGGGAAAGAGGACTACTGGCGGCTCGAAGGACCGAACCAGTGGCCGGACGCCCTGCCCGAGCTGCAGAAGACGGTGACCGAGTGGACCGACCGCTTGAATGAGGTCGCGCTGCGACTGTTGCGCACGTGGGCGCTGTCGCTCGGCGCTCCCGAAAACGCCTTCGACGAGGCGTTTGCCCACGACCCGTTCTCGGTGCTCAAGATTGTGCGCTACCCGGGCGAATCAGACCCCGAGCCCAAGCAGGGCGTCGGCCACCACCGCGACGGGGGCGTGCTCACGCTGCTGCTCGTCGAAGAGGGAAAGGGCGGCCTGCAGGTCGAGCACGAGGGCGAATGGATTGACGCGCCCAGCGTTCCCGGTGCGTTCGTCGTGAACATCGGTGAGATGCTCGAGCTGGCGACCGGCGGTTACCTCAAGGCCACGCTTCACCGCGTGATCTCGCCGCTCAAGGGCACCGACCGCATTTCACTTCCGTTCTTCTTCAACCCGCACCTCGACACCCGAATGCCGCAGCTTGAGCTCAGCCCAGAGCTCGCGGCGAAGGCGCGTGGCCTGTCTGTCGACCCGACGAACAGCCCGATTCTCGAGACGTACGGAGACAACGCGCTGCGCTATCGGCTGCGTGCGCACCCGAACGTGGCGGAGGCGCACCACAGCGACCTGCTCGCTCGCGCGTAG
- a CDS encoding MoaD/ThiS family protein has protein sequence MIRVRYFAGAADAAGRDEAQLDTATTVGALKQHLADAHGPEFAGVLERCSLMVNGSRLGDDAAIPDAATVDVLPPFAGG, from the coding sequence GTGATTCGTGTTCGCTACTTTGCCGGGGCGGCGGATGCTGCAGGCCGCGACGAGGCACAGCTCGACACTGCAACGACGGTGGGTGCACTCAAGCAGCACCTCGCTGACGCGCACGGCCCCGAGTTCGCCGGCGTTCTCGAGCGCTGCTCGCTCATGGTGAACGGATCGCGGCTCGGCGACGATGCGGCGATTCCGGATGCCGCAACGGTCGACGTTCTGCCACCCTTCGCCGGCGGGTGA
- a CDS encoding DUF6457 domain-containing protein yields the protein MADTPEELDTWVAELASELGIDVTEVPTGALLDLTRDVAHGVTRPAGPLTTFLVGMATARGTDIDAAIATAQSLVERRTA from the coding sequence ATGGCTGACACACCCGAGGAGCTCGACACCTGGGTCGCCGAGCTGGCATCAGAGCTCGGCATCGACGTGACCGAGGTGCCCACGGGTGCACTGCTTGATCTCACGCGCGACGTCGCTCACGGCGTCACGCGCCCGGCCGGCCCGCTCACGACCTTTCTCGTCGGCATGGCCACGGCTCGCGGAACCGACATCGACGCCGCGATCGCGACGGCCCAGTCACTCGTCGAACGGAGGACGGCGTGA
- a CDS encoding 2-keto-3-deoxygluconate permease has product MAAESRITSRVPLFDGMNKIPGGLMLIPLILGSIVGTFFPAFLDLGNFTSALFRDSALPLIGILIFATGMQITLKTSGPVLATTGTILLTKSLIPAGLVVLLGQFTGLDGILGVSILALIVTMDNSNGGLWLAFTGRYGDARDRGAYMASAINDGPFFSMLFLGAAGLADIPYTLLLAAVIPLLLGVIVGNLDERWTEIMRPIPNIVIPFFAFALGTGINLGNVVSGGLSGLLVGAIATLITGTLAYFGYRWILRRGKQSGIGIASATTAGNAIATPAIIAAADPAFEPYMEVATAQVASAVLVSAVLAPLLAAWVLKRQGGMAELDTEAEPVHAAE; this is encoded by the coding sequence ATGGCAGCCGAATCACGCATCACCAGTCGCGTTCCATTGTTCGACGGAATGAACAAGATCCCCGGCGGGCTCATGCTCATTCCGCTCATTCTCGGGTCGATCGTCGGAACCTTCTTTCCCGCGTTCCTCGATCTCGGAAACTTCACGTCTGCGCTGTTCCGCGACAGCGCACTCCCCCTCATCGGCATCCTCATCTTCGCGACGGGAATGCAGATCACCCTCAAGACGTCGGGCCCTGTGCTCGCGACGACAGGTACGATCCTGCTGACGAAGTCACTCATTCCGGCAGGGCTCGTCGTGCTTCTGGGCCAGTTCACCGGCCTCGACGGCATCCTTGGCGTCTCGATCCTGGCGCTGATCGTCACCATGGACAACAGCAACGGCGGACTCTGGCTCGCGTTCACGGGACGCTACGGCGACGCCCGCGACCGCGGCGCGTACATGGCGTCGGCCATCAACGACGGACCGTTCTTCTCGATGCTGTTCCTCGGAGCGGCAGGACTCGCCGACATCCCCTACACCCTCCTTCTCGCCGCGGTCATTCCGCTCCTGCTGGGCGTCATCGTCGGCAACCTCGACGAACGGTGGACCGAGATCATGCGCCCGATCCCGAACATCGTCATCCCCTTCTTCGCCTTCGCGCTCGGAACCGGCATCAACCTGGGCAACGTCGTCAGCGGCGGCCTCTCTGGACTGCTCGTCGGTGCCATCGCCACCCTGATCACGGGAACGCTCGCCTACTTTGGATACCGTTGGATCCTGCGCCGCGGCAAGCAATCGGGAATCGGCATCGCCTCGGCGACCACAGCGGGCAACGCGATCGCCACTCCCGCGATCATCGCCGCCGCCGACCCCGCGTTCGAGCCCTACATGGAGGTCGCGACGGCCCAGGTTGCCTCCGCGGTTCTCGTCTCGGCGGTTCTCGCGCCGCTCCTCGCGGCGTGGGTGCTCAAGCGTCAGGGCGGAATGGCAGAACTCGACACAGAAGCAGAACCCGTTCACGCGGCCGAATGA
- a CDS encoding four-carbon acid sugar kinase family protein, giving the protein MSTSQAPSAMIVADDLTGATDSAVQFARAGWHTQLVLDSRAEAGGKPGSVTARVTDARALGSAEARSRTREAVAAGAGHASHLFLKIDSTLRGTVMDQISGALDVWREKHPSAVAVVCSAYPPMGRTVVDGRLLVNNVPVHETPIGRDPVTPVATSAIADLLAGSTRVARSANVSLRDALEAASAASSVLTVDASTEADIAELAEAITSLGHRAIPVGSAGLALALAAAWGDGLVAATPPSAQASRVVLVASSLHDVTLEQVDALSDARSDVVVLRPSLQQLLNSGARSQWHDAVSAASARTAPVTVIAAPTERRETLASSRSDASGRVADGLAQAAHSLVAGEPGASLVLMGGEGARAVLETLGTERVHIHRAIREGMPIGTIEGGVANGATVVTKAGGFGARTDISDIVSELLDNESVGTPL; this is encoded by the coding sequence GTGTCGACTTCCCAGGCGCCTTCGGCGATGATCGTCGCCGATGACCTGACGGGCGCAACGGATTCGGCCGTGCAGTTCGCGAGGGCCGGCTGGCACACACAGCTGGTCCTCGACTCCCGCGCTGAGGCGGGTGGCAAGCCGGGCTCGGTCACCGCACGAGTGACGGATGCTCGTGCACTCGGTTCCGCCGAGGCCCGCAGCCGCACGCGAGAGGCTGTCGCTGCTGGAGCAGGACACGCCTCGCACCTCTTCCTCAAGATTGACTCGACGCTCCGCGGCACGGTCATGGATCAGATCAGCGGAGCTCTCGACGTCTGGCGCGAGAAGCATCCGTCTGCCGTCGCCGTCGTCTGCTCGGCGTACCCGCCGATGGGTCGAACGGTCGTCGACGGCCGCCTTCTCGTCAACAACGTGCCCGTGCACGAGACGCCGATCGGCCGCGACCCCGTCACGCCCGTCGCGACCAGCGCTATCGCTGATCTGCTTGCGGGCAGCACTCGAGTGGCGCGCTCCGCGAACGTCTCGCTGCGCGACGCACTCGAGGCTGCGAGTGCCGCGTCGTCGGTTCTCACCGTCGACGCCTCGACGGAAGCCGACATCGCCGAGCTCGCCGAGGCCATCACCTCTCTCGGACATCGCGCGATTCCGGTCGGCTCGGCGGGACTCGCACTGGCGCTGGCGGCCGCATGGGGCGACGGCCTCGTCGCAGCCACTCCTCCGAGCGCGCAGGCATCGCGTGTGGTGCTCGTCGCCAGTTCGCTTCACGATGTCACGCTCGAGCAAGTCGACGCGCTCTCAGACGCCCGGTCCGACGTCGTGGTGCTCCGGCCGTCGCTACAACAGCTCCTCAATAGCGGCGCTCGCTCGCAGTGGCACGACGCGGTGTCGGCGGCCAGCGCCCGCACGGCTCCGGTCACGGTCATCGCAGCACCAACAGAGCGACGGGAGACACTCGCGTCGTCGCGCTCAGACGCATCCGGCCGCGTCGCCGACGGTCTTGCCCAGGCCGCACACTCGCTGGTCGCCGGCGAGCCTGGCGCGAGCCTCGTGCTCATGGGCGGCGAGGGCGCGCGCGCCGTGCTCGAGACGCTCGGCACCGAACGCGTGCACATTCATCGGGCGATCCGCGAGGGCATGCCGATCGGAACGATCGAGGGCGGCGTGGCGAACGGCGCCACCGTCGTCACGAAGGCCGGCGGCTTCGGGGCCCGCACTGACATCTCCGACATCGTCTCGGAACTTCTCGACAACGAAAGCGTAGGAACACCGTTATGA
- a CDS encoding BCCT family transporter, with translation MSADNDSPEADEGTTPPESATEASTPTLPGAPEVNLAVTPVPTHMHIAENDSDDEITAKLKRQGVRLGKGLIAPRVFWPALIIILAVVVLAIAFPAGTADVFSNVQGWIVENVGWYYMLVIGGFVAFMIVLAFSRLGAVKLGREDDEPEFGVLSWFAMLFAAGMGIGLVFYGVGEPLTYATVSPKPGWDGDQSDITGLAMAQTFVHWGLHPWAVYAVIGLALAYAIHRRGRPVSIRWALEPLFGDKVKSWPGDVIDILAIFGTVFGIATSLGLGVQQISAGMQAIGVIGEVNTTVLVILIIVITFLATLSVVSGVGAGIKWLSNINLSLAGLLMITMLIFGPTLFLLRNLVESLGVYLANVLSMTFDVGAYTGAEGQEWLASWTIFYWGWWIAWAPFVGVFIARISRGRTVRQFIAGVLLVPTIVGMIWFSVLGGSGLFRQFFGAGDLVEDGEVSAEGSLFQVLSGLPLGQVLSVIAILLVAIFFITSSDSGSLVVDMLASGGHPNPPTWSRILWAVLEGAVAIALLIAGGLESLQAGSLITALPFSVILVIMCVATVRGLRYERRVMDYAERLARLDRVTTHVTGRMTESIPEIPELRSYIDDRIDYRISRSRPVQKPRVPGAADGSQRPAENSEKKPPRRRREN, from the coding sequence ATGAGCGCAGACAACGACTCGCCCGAAGCTGACGAAGGAACGACACCACCAGAATCGGCCACTGAGGCGAGCACCCCGACCCTCCCCGGAGCCCCGGAGGTCAACCTGGCTGTAACGCCGGTCCCCACGCACATGCATATCGCCGAGAACGACTCCGACGACGAGATCACGGCCAAACTGAAACGGCAGGGAGTGCGACTGGGCAAAGGGCTCATCGCCCCTCGAGTGTTCTGGCCAGCGCTCATCATCATCCTTGCCGTCGTTGTTCTCGCCATCGCTTTCCCGGCGGGCACCGCTGACGTATTCAGCAATGTTCAAGGGTGGATCGTCGAGAACGTCGGCTGGTACTACATGCTCGTGATTGGCGGGTTTGTCGCCTTCATGATCGTGCTCGCATTCTCTCGTCTCGGCGCGGTCAAGCTTGGCCGGGAAGATGACGAGCCCGAATTCGGCGTTCTTTCATGGTTCGCCATGCTCTTTGCGGCGGGAATGGGCATCGGTCTGGTGTTCTACGGAGTCGGCGAGCCACTCACCTACGCGACGGTCTCTCCGAAGCCGGGCTGGGACGGCGATCAGAGCGATATCACTGGTCTTGCCATGGCACAGACGTTTGTGCATTGGGGCCTGCACCCGTGGGCTGTCTACGCGGTCATCGGCCTCGCGCTGGCCTACGCCATCCACCGTCGCGGCCGCCCGGTGTCCATCAGATGGGCCCTCGAGCCGCTCTTCGGCGACAAGGTGAAATCGTGGCCGGGCGACGTCATCGACATCCTGGCGATCTTCGGCACGGTCTTCGGTATCGCTACATCACTCGGCCTCGGTGTCCAGCAGATCTCCGCGGGAATGCAGGCGATCGGCGTCATCGGTGAGGTCAATACAACAGTCCTGGTCATTCTCATCATCGTGATCACGTTCCTCGCGACACTGTCGGTCGTCAGCGGGGTCGGCGCAGGTATCAAGTGGCTGTCGAACATCAACCTGAGCCTTGCCGGCCTCCTCATGATCACCATGCTGATCTTTGGTCCAACGCTCTTCCTCTTGCGCAACCTTGTCGAGTCTCTCGGCGTGTACTTGGCCAATGTCCTCAGCATGACGTTTGACGTCGGCGCGTACACAGGCGCCGAGGGCCAGGAATGGCTCGCGTCGTGGACGATCTTCTACTGGGGCTGGTGGATCGCCTGGGCGCCATTCGTCGGCGTGTTCATCGCCCGCATCTCGCGCGGCCGAACCGTTCGCCAGTTCATCGCGGGAGTCCTTCTCGTCCCCACCATTGTCGGAATGATCTGGTTCTCGGTTCTGGGCGGATCAGGATTGTTTCGGCAGTTCTTCGGCGCCGGGGACCTCGTCGAAGATGGCGAAGTGTCGGCGGAGGGGTCGTTGTTCCAGGTACTCAGCGGGCTTCCCCTCGGCCAGGTGCTCTCTGTAATCGCCATTCTTCTTGTTGCGATCTTCTTCATCACCTCCTCGGACTCGGGCTCACTCGTTGTCGACATGCTGGCCTCGGGCGGGCATCCAAACCCGCCCACGTGGTCACGCATTCTCTGGGCGGTGCTTGAGGGTGCCGTGGCAATTGCGCTGCTCATCGCCGGCGGACTCGAATCGCTGCAGGCCGGCTCTCTGATCACTGCGCTGCCGTTCAGCGTGATCCTCGTGATCATGTGCGTTGCGACGGTGCGCGGTCTCCGATATGAACGACGCGTGATGGATTACGCGGAGCGGCTGGCGCGCCTTGATCGCGTGACCACGCACGTCACGGGACGAATGACGGAGTCGATCCCTGAGATTCCCGAGCTTCGCAGCTACATCGATGACCGCATCGACTACCGCATTTCTCGGTCACGCCCCGTTCAGAAGCCGCGCGTCCCCGGCGCTGCAGATGGCTCTCAGAGGCCAGCGGAAAACTCCGAGAAGAAGCCTCCGAGACGACGGCGTGAAAATTAA